CCAGCACCTTGGCCATTTCCCGCCCTAAGCGCGCTACCCGAATCGCCTCTTCTGCTGTGCGACACCCTGCTGTGTTGGGCAATAACCACAAACGACGCCAGTCCAAGGCTTCTACCAATCCAATGTGACCAGGCGCTTGGTCCTGCACTCGCCGTACAGCTACCGTCACCATTTCACAACCACTGGCGGCAATACTAGCTTGCATTTCCGCAATGCTGCGGTACCGCCCTGTACCCGTAAACAACCGCGACCGGAAACATTTGCCGCCAATACACAGCTCATCAAGCGCTGGGGCTGCCGTTGCCACCATGCTTAACCTGGAAAAGGAACGGCTCTATTGTAACCGTTTAACCGAACCGCCCGCCGACGTAGGCTTGGGTCGCTTCCTGGCTGGGTTGCTGGAAAATTTTAGCCGTCACGTCATACTCCACCAGCTGTCCCGTGCGACTGCCTTCTTTCATTTCCACGTTGAAAAAGGCCGTGTAATCCGACACGCGCGACGCCTGCTGCATGTTGTGGGTCACAATCACAATGGTGTACAGGTCCCGCAGCTCCTGCATCAGGTCTTCAATCCGCCGAGTGGAAATGGGGTCAAGCGCCGAGCAGGGTTCGTCCATCAAAATCACCTCTGGCTGCACGGCTACCGCCCGCGCGATACACAACCGCTGCTGCTGCCCGCCCGATAGCGCTGTCCCTGGCTTTTTCAACTTGTCCTTCACTTCATCCCACAGCGCTGCTTGCCGCAAGGCCCGCTCCACCAACTCGTCCATATCTCCCTTGTAACCGTTGATGCGCGGTCCGAAGGCAATGTTCTCGTAAATGCTCTTGGCGAAGGGATTGGGCTTTTGGAACACCATGCCAATCCGCCGCCGCAAGGTTACCGGGTCGACAGAGGGGTCGTAGATATTCTTACCGTGAAACAGGATTTGCCCCTCTAAGCGCGTTCCCTTGATAAAGTCATTCAACCGGTTGAAACACCGTAGCAACGTGCTCTTGCCACATCCCGATGGGCCAATAAAGGCCGTAATCCGGTTGCGCTTAATGGGTAAATCAATGTTGCGGAGCGCCAAAAACGAGCCATAGTAAAAAGCGTCTACCTTGGCGTG
This is a stretch of genomic DNA from Gloeomargarita sp. SKYB120. It encodes these proteins:
- the pstB gene encoding phosphate ABC transporter ATP-binding protein PstB: MGTQTGTPSDDIILHAKVDAFYYGSFLALRNIDLPIKRNRITAFIGPSGCGKSTLLRCFNRLNDFIKGTRLEGQILFHGKNIYDPSVDPVTLRRRIGMVFQKPNPFAKSIYENIAFGPRINGYKGDMDELVERALRQAALWDEVKDKLKKPGTALSGGQQQRLCIARAVAVQPEVILMDEPCSALDPISTRRIEDLMQELRDLYTIVIVTHNMQQASRVSDYTAFFNVEMKEGSRTGQLVEYDVTAKIFQQPSQEATQAYVGGRFG